The following proteins come from a genomic window of Rhinoraja longicauda isolate Sanriku21f chromosome 4, sRhiLon1.1, whole genome shotgun sequence:
- the gpr20 gene encoding G-protein coupled receptor 20 — translation MPSATAEQSLANISTSIHGNGNHTHKEPYLNKLAHLDEALYNDYYSLWLALMIINVLIFVVGIVLNSIALYVFCFRTKTKTTSVIYTINLVITDLMVGFSLLTRIIMYYSGGKCLTCSFVHIFSYFVNMYCSILFLTCICVDRYLAIVQVEASRKWRNPHYAKGICVFIWLFAIIVTYSILSTAIKYAACCLSKLFALTVFEYFLPLLIITGFTIRIMCALAKPNLMQQSKERRMRAVQLLVTVLVIFMICFTPFHVRQVVMYIYPDIPQHIRLIVYHVTVTLSSLNSCLDPIVYCFVTNNFQSTMRNIFVKAEPEQASGDVISMPKSSKASTIK, via the coding sequence ATGCCGAGTGCAACAGCTGAACAAAGTCTTGCCAACATATCCACGAGTATCCATGGCAATGgaaatcacacccacaaggagCCTTACCTAAATAAACTAGCGCATCTCGATGAAGCTCTTTACAATGATTACTACAGTCTGTGGCTAGCCTTGATGATAATCAATGTTCTCATATTTGTGGTTGGCATTGTCCTCAACAGCATTGCATTGTATGTTTTCTGCTTTCGCACCAAGACTAAAACGACATCTGTCATCTACACTATAAACCTGGTAATCACGGATTTGATGGTTGGTTTCTCCTTACTGACCAGGATAATAATGTACTACAGTGGTGGCAAATGCCTGACATGCTCATTTGTGCACATATTCAGTTACTTTGTGAACATGTACTGCAGCATTCTATTCCTGACCTGCATCTGTGTTGACAGATACCTTGCCATCGTTCAGGTTGAAGCGTCACGCAAGTGGAGGAACCCCCACTATGCTAAAGGGATTTGTGTCTTTATCTGGCTCTTTGCCATCATTGTCACCTACTCTATACTCAGCACAGCAATCAAGTATGCTGCGTGCTGCCTGTCTAAGCTCTTCGCTCTGACTGTGTTTGAGTACTTTCTGCCTCTATTGATCATCACGGGCTTCACCATCAGGATCATGTGCGCCCTTGCCAAGCCAAACCTAATGCAGCAGAGCAAAGAAAGGCGCATGAGAGCTGTCCAACTTCTAGTCACGGTCCTGGTTATTTTCATGATCTGTTTCACACCCTTTCACGTCCGACAGGTTGTGATGTACATTTACCCTGATATCCCGCAGCACATCAGGCTAATCGTGTACCATGTCACGGTGACCCTGAGTAGCCTCAACAGCTGTTTGGACCCAATTGTCTACTGCTTTGTCACTAACAATTTCCAGTCCACTATGAGGAACATCTTCGTCAAGGCTGAGCCTGAACAGGCCAGTGGGGATGTCATCAGCATGCCGAAGAGCTCGAAAGCATCCACAATAAAGTAA